A genomic window from Candidatus Pelagisphaera phototrophica includes:
- a CDS encoding DoxX family protein: MKSLFLFNASSFFSSKSYLVLRLGTGFFMCYFHGWSKILSDSDRWYRMGATLTEFIGNDALSIPLGFMAAFAESIGSLFIAIGLITRPMAFLLFFTMLVASSKKLLQAGIGGSELPILYLFLSFFILVNGPGKYSLDNLITSKTNWKF; this comes from the coding sequence ATGAAATCATTATTTTTATTTAATGCTTCATCTTTTTTTTCTTCAAAATCCTATTTAGTATTGAGGTTGGGGACTGGATTTTTTATGTGCTATTTTCATGGCTGGTCAAAAATTTTGAGCGACAGTGATCGTTGGTACAGGATGGGAGCCACGCTTACCGAATTTATAGGTAATGATGCTTTATCGATACCATTAGGGTTTATGGCAGCTTTTGCTGAGTCTATCGGCTCACTTTTTATCGCAATAGGTTTAATAACACGTCCTATGGCTTTTTTACTATTTTTCACTATGCTGGTTGCATCTTCGAAAAAGCTTTTACAAGCAGGAATTGGTGGAAGCGAGCTGCCTATACTTTATTTGTTTTTAAGTTTTTTTATATTAGTTAATGGTCCGGGTAAATATAGTTTAGACAACTTGATAACCTCTAAAACTAATTGGAAATTTTAA
- the rpsR gene encoding 30S ribosomal protein S18 — protein MTPAEIEHLRLRRGVLPKFVPSVKADFHRISPFPLLTTESPILLFPLPMVNEEINRSLTPQELDFTHAHIMSRYVTETGKILPRKMTRLSSKQQRKINKAIKRARNMLTMQ, from the coding sequence ATGACCCCAGCAGAAATCGAGCATCTGCGATTAAGGAGAGGGGTTTTGCCGAAATTTGTCCCATCTGTAAAGGCTGACTTCCACAGAATTTCCCCCTTTCCGCTATTGACAACGGAAAGTCCGATCCTACTTTTCCCCCTTCCTATGGTTAACGAAGAGATAAACAGAAGCCTCACTCCACAAGAGCTGGACTTCACCCATGCTCATATCATGAGCCGTTATGTCACCGAGACAGGCAAGATCCTTCCTCGCAAAATGACTCGTCTGTCTTCCAAGCAACAGCGCAAGATCAACAAGGCGATCAAACGCGCTCGCAATATGCTGACGATGCAGTAA
- a CDS encoding L-threonylcarbamoyladenylate synthase, whose amino-acid sequence MATILKPNKENLREMRKFLRLGELVAVPTETVYGLAANALDPKACQKIFTVKERPHNDPLICHVPDFESLEQYCETNPFAKRLAEAFWPGPLTLVLPKKSIIPDIVTAGRDSVAVRCPSHPIFRELIEGCDFPLAAPSANPFAYISPTLAIHVQANLGDRIETILDGGPCHLGVESTIIDVRDPKSARILRYGALPIEQIEDAVKRRVDRPLPHQSGMSIAPGALPKHYSPRTMLELRSVPVLEEELQKTDGSIAYLLLRKPSHSSSSNIHWLSENGELDRIASQLYSKLRELDAAGYKKIVVEEAPELGLGRTINDRLRRAAFQ is encoded by the coding sequence GTGGCTACTATACTAAAACCCAACAAGGAAAACTTGCGTGAAATGCGCAAGTTTTTGCGTTTGGGAGAGCTCGTAGCGGTTCCCACAGAAACCGTCTACGGATTAGCGGCTAATGCGCTGGACCCCAAGGCCTGTCAGAAAATTTTTACCGTCAAAGAACGGCCCCACAATGACCCCCTCATTTGTCACGTTCCCGATTTCGAATCACTTGAACAGTACTGTGAAACCAATCCATTTGCAAAAAGACTCGCCGAAGCCTTCTGGCCTGGACCTCTGACCTTGGTTCTTCCCAAAAAGTCGATCATCCCCGATATCGTTACTGCAGGCCGTGACTCCGTCGCAGTCCGATGCCCGAGTCACCCCATCTTCCGCGAACTCATTGAAGGATGTGACTTCCCCCTCGCTGCGCCTAGCGCCAATCCTTTTGCATATATCAGTCCCACCCTAGCAATCCACGTTCAAGCGAATCTCGGGGATCGGATCGAAACGATCCTTGACGGGGGACCGTGCCACCTTGGGGTTGAATCGACGATAATCGATGTTCGTGACCCCAAATCCGCGCGTATCCTTAGATACGGAGCCCTACCCATTGAGCAAATTGAAGACGCTGTAAAAAGACGAGTCGATCGCCCGCTTCCCCATCAAAGCGGAATGTCGATTGCTCCCGGAGCGCTGCCAAAGCACTACAGCCCAAGGACTATGCTTGAACTTAGATCAGTCCCGGTTCTGGAAGAAGAACTCCAAAAGACTGACGGATCCATCGCCTATCTACTTCTTCGTAAACCGTCTCACTCATCTTCCAGCAACATCCATTGGCTTTCAGAGAACGGGGAGCTTGACCGTATCGCATCGCAGCTCTACTCGAAACTAAGAGAGCTCGATGCCGCTGGCTACAAGAAAATCGTCGTTGAAGAGGCTCCAGAACTTGGCCTGGGCAGGACCATCAACGACCGCCTTCGCCGTGCAGCCTTTCAGTAA
- a CDS encoding hemolysin family protein, whose product MNFSSNELILFGLAILVLLGMNAVFVATEFSLMKMRFTRFGTGKMDELKESKPVADLLENMSSSLKILRLGITLSTIVLGILFVPLVYAGLASQDWFGEYPLGMAIVFGIVFSVSIGFVFGELIPRSIAMQAPIRTLQFTVPFVRIFQFIAQPLSNLFNAVSRIVLKALRLDADSDLNLIDVESQIRSIVSNGDELPEVTESILNNVMDLRKRVAHDIMIPRNQLKFFDVEDSPDENLKVARETGHTRFPVCEGDLDQCEGIVHIKDVFRIGKSSEEIDLNEVKRPIARFSMDEPLESVLQGFLKQKQHFALLIDEFGGTVGAVTLEDVLEELVGEIQDEFDRDREMISKLGENSYLVDGLTPLHDVSQEIGVELESEEVSTFGGFITVKLGRMPRLNEVFTIGNLEITAGSMDDKRVIAASINVRERRDSAEEGNPGADDRPSDSDLEA is encoded by the coding sequence GTGAATTTCTCTTCGAACGAATTGATTCTCTTCGGGTTAGCCATTCTCGTTCTTCTCGGGATGAACGCTGTTTTCGTTGCGACGGAGTTCAGTCTCATGAAAATGCGCTTCACGCGTTTCGGAACGGGTAAAATGGATGAGCTGAAGGAGTCAAAGCCCGTCGCGGACCTTTTGGAGAATATGAGTTCGAGCCTGAAGATACTTAGATTGGGCATCACTTTAAGCACGATTGTGTTAGGGATACTCTTCGTTCCCCTGGTTTACGCAGGGCTAGCGTCGCAGGATTGGTTTGGCGAATATCCACTTGGAATGGCGATCGTATTTGGAATAGTCTTTTCAGTGAGCATCGGCTTTGTTTTTGGCGAACTGATTCCTCGGTCCATCGCTATGCAGGCCCCGATTAGGACCCTCCAGTTTACGGTGCCTTTTGTCCGAATTTTCCAGTTCATCGCCCAACCTCTCTCGAACCTTTTTAACGCGGTATCCCGAATAGTGCTCAAAGCGCTTCGTCTCGACGCTGATTCCGATCTCAATTTGATCGATGTAGAATCACAAATCCGGTCGATCGTCAGTAATGGGGACGAACTACCGGAGGTGACGGAAAGCATTTTGAATAACGTGATGGATTTGCGAAAGCGCGTGGCCCACGACATCATGATCCCTCGGAATCAGCTCAAGTTTTTCGACGTGGAGGACTCTCCTGACGAAAATCTAAAAGTCGCTAGAGAGACAGGTCATACCCGTTTCCCCGTTTGCGAGGGGGATCTCGATCAATGCGAGGGGATTGTTCATATCAAGGACGTCTTCCGCATCGGCAAGTCCTCTGAGGAAATTGATTTGAATGAGGTAAAACGTCCGATAGCCCGGTTTTCCATGGACGAACCGTTGGAGTCGGTCTTGCAGGGCTTTCTAAAGCAAAAGCAGCACTTCGCTCTCCTGATTGACGAGTTTGGCGGTACGGTTGGGGCGGTTACGCTGGAGGACGTGCTTGAGGAGCTGGTAGGCGAGATCCAAGACGAGTTTGATCGCGATCGGGAAATGATTTCGAAACTCGGTGAAAACTCCTATCTCGTGGACGGCCTAACGCCTTTGCATGACGTTTCCCAAGAAATTGGGGTTGAATTGGAGTCGGAGGAAGTTTCGACCTTCGGAGGCTTCATAACGGTAAAACTGGGTCGAATGCCGAGGCTCAATGAGGTTTTCACCATAGGTAATTTGGAAATTACGGCGGGAAGCATGGATGACAAAAGAGTGATAGCCGCCAGTATAAACGTGCGAGAGCGGCGAGATAGTGCGGAGGAAGGGAACCCCGGCGCTGATGATCGTCCGAGTGATAGTGATTTAGAGGCTTGA